The window CATGCTTGTAAAATGACGCTTAGACGGCAGAGTGTAACCTGGTTGGAAAGTGGTCAGCATTTCTTTGAATCCCTCACCCACAGCAAGTGGTCTCTTGTCTTTTAAAATCATAGATAAGACCCTCTCAGTAAGTACAGCCACCTCCTGGGGGGTGCATGGTGTACTTCTTCTCTGACAGTAGTCCTCCAGACTTTTCTGTTTGTTCCTAAAATcataaatcacacacagcacacataTGAATTCgaataattacaaaataattaTATGGAAAGCATAATATCAAAATAATTTGATAAGGATCTGGTTGAGATAGATACACACATACTGTTATGCCATGTGCTTTCATAGCATAACAGTAAGAGGTTAATAATAATCCCCAATGTTGAACATATGATATGCAGTAATCATGATGGCTGGAAAAGATAACGTTTAAACAGCCATAGCTGATGGCACTTTTACTGGTGCACTGCTTTCTAGTCATTAGATGGCATAACTTGGACCTATAAGATCAAGCTGGAGAAGCATTATGTATAAAAACAGCGTTCAAATAGGATGAAACACATTAAATTTGACAAATCAAGAGTTCATTGtcattttgcttttgcaagCACTTTAACAATGTTGTAATAGTGTCCACGACGGCTACGTTTAGCAGGTGGTGCATTATCCTTGTTAACATTTCTCCTGCGGCCAATTCGCTGTCTCACATTTTTGTCTTTCGCCGATTCTGATAATCAGCCTGCGTGCATTCAGACTCATTTCGCCAGCATGGgccacaaaccaaaaaaacaataactaaaCAGCAGCTGCTATATGTTACTGCTAAGCAGCTTAAATGAGTTTTGCATTTACGGAGGTTGGGTGTTTATCTCTGTGTCTATGAGTGAGTGTACGTCTACGTGGGGGAGGGCGGTCTGGATGAATTAACGGGTAAAAACTAGCGTTAGTAAAAAAGTTGAAAACTTACGGTGGTTTGTCCTTTGCAGAAGCTGCTCCTGGATGCCGTCGTTTGAGGTGCTGGTGCATAGCCGTCGTGCTTTTATGATAGGCCATTTCCACCTCACAAAGCCGGCAAACGACTGAATCACTTccttttctgttaaaatatcCCCATACTGTAGAGCTGCGTGTTCGGGTGGAGTGATTTAAGTTGACTGCAACTGCCTCACTCATGATTCCGCTACTCGCTGCCGCCATGTCTTTTTTTGAAAGTGACGACGCATCGACGCAGATTTTTTTACGTCGACGTATTTTTTGCGTCAACGTAATCGATTACGTCGACGCGTTGTCCCAGCCCTAAGAGGCACAGCACCGCCCTGCAGCGTGTCTCCGGGCTGCCACGGTGAAGAGATTAAACATCACACAACGCCATtatattatacacacacacacacacataaagtttTATGCGCCAGAGGGAATGTTCGCCCAGGacaccaaacaggctaggaccgccactggtgTTGGAACAAGCCTCTGCTAACGGAAACAGTTTAACACAACTTCCACTCACGTCCTTCACAATAAGAGCTCCAGTCTGAAGGCTGCACCCGGACAGCTGTCGTTTACATTTCTTTCAGCACTAATAACGTGAACCATCATTATTACTGATAAAAACACGTCGATGATCTGCTACACGTGACGCACACGGCACGTGGCGTGTCCccgtgcttttattttgaaggcgtCGTCGTGTTTCCTGAAGAGACGAAAGTAAAGAGCACTCCTCAGTAACTTCGTCAGGTCTCCGCGTcctgctgagtgtgtgtgtcacagtgttacacacacactcagcactGCAGGCACACCTGTTCAGGTGTGTGAGGAGCTTCCTGTCAGACTGAAGCAGGTGTGTGTTCACACTCATGTTCCTGAATCCATCGCTCTGCTGCTGGAGGCTCCTGCACGCGCTCAGTTTGGACTCACCTGGGCTCGTGCTCACACATGGATCCTGATCCAGGTCCAGACCTGACTGTGGTCCTCCTGGGAAACTGTGGAGTGGGTAAAAGCGCTTCAGGAAACACGATTTTAGGCCGAGCGGCGTTTGAGTCAAAGACGTCCTTCAAGGCGGGAGAGAGCGAGATCAGAGAGGAGGCGGGGCGAGTGTTCGGGAAGGTGATCCGCGTCATCGACACTCCGGGAATACTGGGACGAGAGGAGCCCGTCGGGAGGTGCTGTCGGCACGTGCTTGAGTCCCCCGGCTCTCACCTGTTCCTGTTGGTGGTTAAAACGGACCGATTCACTGCCGAGCAGGAACGTGGCGTGGAGGCGGGGCTCGCAGCGGTGGGAGGGCGGGGCTTCAGCCGCTGTTACCTGCTCTTCACGGGTGGAGATGCCCTGAAGAACACGTCGCTGCACGACTTCATCTACCAGGACCGGCAGAGTCCGCTCCCTGGTGTGGTGGCGAGGTTCTCCGGGAGGGTTCACCTGTTCAACAACGAGGACGCAGGAAGAGAGCAGGTCCGAGAGCTGCTGCTGAAGGCGGGGCTTCTTCACTGCCCACCAGGTAAGACAGGAACTGCACGCTCACACAGACTGTACACTGAAGATGGtcacatgtttgtgtctgtgtcctgcagctgagtgtgtggggtcagaggtcaggaggATCCTTCTTATCGGTCCTCCTGGAGGCGGGAAGAGTTCTGCTGGGAACTCCGTGCTGGGCCGCCGCCACTTCGAGGTGGACTGCGACTTCCACGGAGGAGGGAGAGGACACACGTGCGGCGAAGCAGAGGGGGGGCGGGTCTCTGTGGTGGACTCGGCGGGACTCTCGGGTGAAGGTCTGACCCGGGAGCAGCTGCTCCGCGACATCGAGAGCGCCGCCCGGCTCGCCGATCCGGGACCTCATGTGGTGGCGGTGGTGGTGAAAATCGGCCAGCTTTCAGCCACAGACTCGCGGGCGCTCACCCTCCTGACCGAGCTGTTGGAGGGCGCGGCATCCCGACACGCAGCTGTGCTGTTCACTCACGGAGACGCTCTGGGAGACCGCCCTCTGCAGGACGCGATCAGGTCGAGCCGCCGCGTGTCAGACCTGGTGTCCCGCTGCCGGGGGCGACACTGCGTGCTGGACAACACTCGCTCAGGAGAGCGGGCGCAGGTGGAGCGCTTTCTCCGCCTCGTAGACGACATCATCAGAGAGAACGATGGACACCACTGGAGCCGGGACGCACTGAGGTCAGGTGACTTGGAGGACACTTCCTGTTCGAACAACGTTGTCGAGCATGCGCTCGCCGCGAGGACTCCTCCCTCTCTGCTGAGCGTGTGCTGGCGCCTCCTGTGTCTGAGCGCGCTCTTTGTGAGGCGTCATTTCCACTGGATTTAACGGTGACAGATGAAATCTTTGGGTCGTGTCTGTTGTCATGAATCAAACCAGTAAAATAAGATGTCTGTCGGCTTTGATCAGGAACTCCTTCACGTGAACTCGTCTGTGCTGCCGGCGGTGATCGCTGGTCTCGGTTTCCAGTATTAATAATAAACATCACGTTTGACTCTTTATTATGTACTTATTAGTTTTTGGTTGGATTAAGTCTGATATTCATTAGATCAGTGCCTCTTTAGTCATTAATTAGATTATTTAATATTAACGGTTTAATTGAATCATCGTCTCTGCTGGtttttgttcatgtttctaGCAAACTATGCCCGTTATGTTTATTGCCTCATGTGTTGCAGCTTAATCTTTTAGACGACATTCTGGCTGCAACAGCTGCCAATAATTTACTGCAAATATGAacttttgaataaaaagagctgCAGCTCTTCTGTGCTTTGTCAATAGGAGATGGTAATCAAGCTCATTTGAATTGTATTTTAACAGGtttaaattatatttgttttatttcaatgTAATTCTGCAAAAACCAAAGTTCACTgaattttaattcaattcaattttatttatatagcaccaaatcacaacaaaagtcaccttaAGGCGCTTCATGTTTTACATTTCTCAACAAACCGTTATATATTCTACATTATCACTGTATTTCACTGTAATATTCAACTTTTTACTATGATACTGTATTATTTTATACAGTCTCTCTATATTTAACAAAGTGTTAAAACTGTTGTTTTCACTTGAATTACCCATAAACAattttacaatttatttttaaattcatagtcatttactgaaaaaaataaaataattatttactgtgaaatttatggttgccaaaatagttttgtgttctacatttacagtttattttttacagtgatTTCTACAACAGCGCAGGGCAGATCCTTTTAGGCCAGCATGTGATAACAGGATGTCACGGTCGACCGTGTCAAAAGCTGCTGACAGGTCCAACAATAAAAGGGCAGCAGGGCTGCCAGAGTTAAAAGAATATCATTAAAAACCCTTAAAAGTGCCGTCTCGGTGCTATGTAGTGTTTTAAAGACAGATTAACATTTTTCAGAGATGTTCAAATCAAggtgggttagggttaggggttattataataatataataatccattattattattattaaataagtCGTCAGCTGACGTTTCCTCTGCACAGTGAAGCTCCTCCACTTTAGGCTGAACGGTTTATTACAGCGGAGATTCTCCACTCCGAGATCTCACTGTGATTGGATAGTGAAGCAGCAGGTGTGGCAGGTACAGCAAACTGAGTTTCCGGTAGGGCATTTCGCACCTGTGTTAAACACAGTCGGTGTTTCCCTGCACTGGTTAGGTAGAGGCGAGCTCTTTCCAGAGTTTGAGGATCCGGACTCGGAGCTGAAGTTGTCCGGCAGAAGCAGCAACAAGCGCAGATGGCAGCGAGTGTACCGGCAGGTGAGTCGGTGGGCTTTATTTTACCTGCGGATACCGACAGCGTCAGGATCCGGAGTTTCTCGCTGAGGGAGAACCTGTTAGACCAGTGTTGTGCCAGAAACTGATTTCCAGTGTTTCCGTGTGTTTTAATGCGTAACGTCTTTACTTTATATTGGTAAAGAGACGTTAGTGGACAAGATTTACAAAGCGgctacattataaccaatccggtccttttTGGTCACTTAAACTATTGTTGTATTTCTCTGCTGTCCTCTTGCCCAGTTTCCtcccaaaaaacacatttttaatgcaattttaattttttactagataaataaaggatatataAAAGTCACAGAACAAATATGTAGTTTTTACCAGATCATCAGTAAGAACTCTTTCATTTATCTGTGTGTCTGAATAGTGGGGGCAAGGAGAAACAGTAAGGACGAACCTGTGAGCTGTAAGTCCAGATgtttgtataaacacacacagctgtcgCTGAACCTGAGATAAAGAGTCAGTTTAGGGAATCAAACAGTGAGctgacatgtgtgtctgtgttcagtGAGGCTGGTTCTGGTTGGGAAGACTGGAGTAGGGAAGAGCTCCAGTGGAAACACCATCCTGGGAAAGGACGTCTTCAGAGCAGCAACTGGTTCTGCctcaggtaacacacacacacacacacacacgagggtGTCTAATAAtatgaaggtctctgtctgcaCAACCGAAACAAGGACTAAGAAACAGAAGGTCGCAGGCAAAGGTGCAAGAGCAGTTTTAAATCAAGATCAaatctaaagaaagtagaagtgCTGCCTCTCTCCTAGTAGCTGTACCTGTGGAGATACTAGGTTATTTTCAGAAAAGTTCCCCTTTGACCTTGAGTTCAAGGTCAGAGAGATTCAAATAGGTCCAAGATCACAAAAAGCTTATGCTGGCTTGCTCTggagttatcacattcacaaacttgggcATTCACACCACCCGCCTCCACCTGTGGCCAGGCCTCTGGGATGGATGAGACTCTGCCTGAGGGCCTTAAGGCTCTGGATTTCCTGGTTGAAATGCGTCTGTAACTTCTGGAAGTTGTGGGTGATGCCTCTGGACCAGAAGATTGGGTGGTGGTCCCCCCGTTCAAGAGCAGGGATCAGTGAACAGTGATTCTTGGTCCACACTGTTCATTCCTGGTTGGAGTAAAGTTAGAAGACTTTAAGTAAGGCATTACTGACAGTTCAACAGTTGGAGGCTTTACCAGTGCATAGAGCTGAGCACGGAAGCTGGTCGGTCTGCATTCCTGTCCTCACCTGTGGCAACGAGCTACGGGCCGATACAAGCTGCAGATAAGGACTAAAGATGGCACGatttcacttttttatgtccgatacaaTATCATAAATCTGGATATCAGCCGATACCGATATAAATCCGATATAGCGTTTTTTATAATCaatcaaactgtttttttaatatcttgctacattttgtataagttcctACTCAAGTTaagataaacaacaacactaaagctattctgttaaaCCTGTTTGTAAAAaacacactgcacccaaaatatgtcatagttcagcaaaactgatcaatctaataaacttaaacctgctccatcctccctattctggtattttaaagagtacttagcagaaatattaaacaacctgactaatagggttgcaaacgcccagcaaaccccccccccaaaaaaatgacggaaccacccccaccctccacctcgtGATGCTTAACTGATgaaatcaactttaatttaatgcacatgtaaaaaaaaaaaaaaaaaaaaaaaaaaaggcacatacataaattatttttcaagaataattaaatagattcaacatctttcttcagcagaactgcagactgcacagatggtacccaaaggaaaaagtaataTAGCTTAccagggtatattagacttaacagttactacagtaatggacttctatacattttacatcagattaaaactttgggtgtaagattcagataattatttattaaaagctcgacattttaaatgagaataagaaagaaaagtatgtctttgtgcccccttttccctgttcatgccctatcggcccccctggctaaactttgctagatccgcccctgcacagttacgtcagctgtagaaaaagatcctcgagtagaaagtaatattaaatacattctaacaacagctgatcaagcttaaacgcgctgctgttgttcagccgctggtttcctctttctgctgcaaagtgaacgataaacaaacgagagacgatcagctgatcactgatcagtttcatgattgaagcaggggcgattctaggatcagagctttgggggtgctgagcacccagagagctgcccagccaggcaagataaacctgtctctgtcagtccctgcgtCCTTAAATGTTGTCCCGAGTTgtctctgactgtctcc of the Maylandia zebra isolate NMK-2024a linkage group LG10, Mzebra_GT3a, whole genome shotgun sequence genome contains:
- the LOC143420890 gene encoding GTPase IMAP family member 1-like: MDPDPGPDLTVVLLGNCGVGKSASGNTILGRAAFESKTSFKAGESEIREEAGRVFGKVIRVIDTPGILGREEPVGRCCRHVLESPGSHLFLLVVKTDRFTAEQERGVEAGLAAVGGRGFSRCYLLFTGGDALKNTSLHDFIYQDRQSPLPGVVARFSGRVHLFNNEDAGREQVRELLLKAGLLHCPPAECVGSEVRRILLIGPPGGGKSSAGNSVLGRRHFEVDCDFHGGGRGHTCGEAEGGRVSVVDSAGLSGEGLTREQLLRDIESAARLADPGPHVVAVVVKIGQLSATDSRALTLLTELLEGAASRHAAVLFTHGDALGDRPLQDAIRSSRRVSDLVSRCRGRHCVLDNTRSGERAQVERFLRLVDDIIRENDGHHWSRDALRSGDLEDTSCSNNVVEHALAARTPPSLLSVCWRLLCLSALFVRRHFHWI